In Mucilaginibacter celer, one DNA window encodes the following:
- a CDS encoding ArnT family glycosyltransferase, with product MLLSYLCPFIYSSILMQDTSLNSTAVKHNKFIIYFLLLWALLNAVQAFTLEIHADEAYYWVYSRFLDWGYYDHPPMVAVYIKAGYSLLHNEFGARLFTVITTTASLYLMWVMLKRYRVDAINFILVISGIFVFHIYGFTTTPDAPLLFFTVLFFYFYQQYVEKDSFKLAIILGAVVACLLYSKYHGILLLIFTLAANIKLLKRGSFYAIVLLALALYAPHIIWQANHGFPSLSYHLSERSAEGYNFEYTYIYPLGQLLMAGPLIGWLLFYKGFKAKSQDVFTRTLRVNAIGILAFFFLTSFKGEVQLHWTLIAYVPLSMMVLISFTQSGVKPAWFNRLAIINVAMIVILRVCIIIAFPPLLKVDAVRSFFGFKEWAKLIREKAGDNYVIFNEGFQNPSKYNFYNNTTKGFDYDARYYRRTQYDIWPIEDSLQHKRAYVVCAEYPVKGLTTDSLIIGAGKWYMGWVDDIRTYQKIDFQVPSYKEVMAPGASKDFELSFTNPYAFPISFSNQNAKHKVFLEACVFKKLDQVSLQQADSTFNNISLKTGETGHFKFNVTAPKQPGKYELIFSIRTEPFVGGRNNKIINITVE from the coding sequence ATGCTTTTATCATACCTTTGCCCATTCATTTACTCATCCATTTTAATGCAGGATACCTCTTTAAATAGCACGGCGGTAAAACATAATAAGTTCATTATTTACTTTTTGCTGTTGTGGGCATTGCTAAACGCGGTACAGGCTTTTACGCTCGAAATTCACGCTGATGAGGCCTACTACTGGGTTTACTCCCGTTTTTTAGATTGGGGCTATTATGATCACCCGCCTATGGTGGCCGTTTATATTAAAGCAGGTTATAGTTTGCTGCATAACGAGTTTGGCGCAAGGCTATTTACGGTTATCACCACAACGGCATCGTTATATTTGATGTGGGTAATGCTGAAGCGTTACCGGGTAGATGCCATTAATTTTATTTTGGTGATATCGGGCATATTTGTGTTCCATATTTACGGTTTCACTACCACGCCCGATGCTCCGCTGCTGTTTTTTACGGTGTTATTCTTCTATTTCTACCAGCAATATGTAGAAAAAGATAGCTTTAAACTGGCTATAATACTTGGCGCGGTAGTAGCCTGTTTACTTTACAGCAAGTACCATGGCATATTGTTGTTGATATTTACACTGGCGGCCAATATCAAATTGTTAAAACGTGGTTCATTTTATGCCATCGTGTTACTGGCTTTGGCTTTGTATGCGCCGCACATTATCTGGCAGGCTAACCATGGTTTCCCATCGTTAAGTTACCACCTTTCCGAACGTTCGGCCGAGGGCTATAATTTTGAATATACCTACATCTATCCGTTGGGGCAGTTGCTGATGGCCGGTCCGCTGATTGGCTGGTTGTTATTTTATAAAGGGTTTAAGGCAAAAAGCCAGGATGTTTTTACCCGTACGTTGAGGGTAAATGCGATTGGCATTTTAGCCTTCTTTTTCCTCACTTCCTTTAAAGGCGAGGTTCAATTACATTGGACGCTGATTGCCTATGTACCGCTATCTATGATGGTACTCATCAGTTTTACCCAATCTGGTGTAAAACCCGCCTGGTTTAACAGGCTGGCTATAATCAACGTGGCCATGATCGTGATTTTGCGTGTATGTATCATCATTGCTTTCCCGCCTTTGTTAAAAGTTGATGCAGTAAGGAGTTTCTTCGGTTTCAAAGAATGGGCAAAACTCATTCGCGAAAAAGCCGGGGATAACTATGTGATATTTAACGAGGGTTTCCAAAATCCATCCAAATACAATTTTTACAACAATACCACCAAGGGCTTTGATTACGACGCGCGCTACTACCGCCGCACGCAGTACGATATCTGGCCGATAGAAGATAGCCTTCAACATAAACGGGCTTATGTGGTTTGTGCCGAGTATCCGGTGAAGGGGCTTACTACAGATTCGTTAATAATAGGAGCCGGGAAATGGTATATGGGTTGGGTTGATGATATCCGCACTTATCAGAAGATCGATTTCCAGGTACCCTCATATAAAGAAGTAATGGCACCGGGAGCGAGTAAAGATTTTGAGCTGTCGTTCACTAATCCATACGCTTTCCCTATCAGCTTCAGTAATCAAAACGCTAAGCATAAGGTGTTTCTGGAAGCTTGTGTTTTTAAAAAGTTAGATCAGGTAAGCTTACAGCAGGCCGATAGCACTTTTAACAACATCTCACTAAAAACCGGCGAAACCGGTCACTTCAAATTTAATGTAACCGCGCCAAAGCAACCGGGTAAGTACGAGTTGATCTTCTCTATCCGTACCGAGCCTTTTGTTGGTGGCCGCAACAATAAGATCATCAATATTACAGTAGAATAA
- a CDS encoding head GIN domain-containing protein yields the protein MKSISKILLAAVLAAGTVSYSTAKPVYAIVKHAGQTTQDRHLSGFSAIDLSGSFDVYYTQGSNESVKVEAPSDVIDKIITEVDGGVLKIYSKKGTNWDNWSWGKNRKMIVHVVSKDMTSINVAGSGDVYFREGISTNSLKLKVVGSGDMLGKVTVKSLESSISGSGDMKLSGRADNSRVTVVGSGDFTARELVTVNTQVSIAGSGDAVINASNKIDASVSGSGDVHYTGGARNISTSKAGSGDIERI from the coding sequence ATGAAATCGATCTCAAAAATATTATTGGCCGCTGTATTGGCAGCGGGAACAGTAAGCTACAGTACAGCGAAACCGGTGTATGCAATTGTTAAACATGCCGGTCAAACCACGCAGGACCGCCACCTATCAGGCTTCAGCGCGATTGATTTATCGGGTTCATTTGATGTATACTACACACAGGGTTCTAACGAATCGGTAAAAGTAGAGGCTCCATCGGATGTGATCGACAAGATCATTACCGAAGTTGATGGCGGTGTATTGAAAATTTACAGTAAAAAAGGCACTAACTGGGATAATTGGAGCTGGGGTAAAAACCGCAAAATGATTGTTCATGTAGTATCAAAAGATATGACCAGCATAAACGTAGCCGGTTCGGGCGATGTTTATTTCAGGGAAGGGATCAGCACTAACTCTCTAAAATTAAAAGTAGTTGGATCTGGCGATATGCTGGGCAAGGTGACTGTTAAAAGTCTGGAAAGCAGCATTTCAGGTTCGGGCGATATGAAACTTTCTGGCCGGGCAGACAATTCGCGGGTAACGGTTGTTGGTTCGGGCGATTTTACCGCCCGCGAACTGGTTACTGTTAACACCCAGGTTTCGATAGCCGGTTCGGGCGATGCAGTGATCAATGCCAGCAATAAAATTGATGCTTCGGTAAGCGGCTCGGGCGATGTGCATTATACCGGCGGCGCAAGGAATATCTCTACTTCTAAAGCAGGTAGCGGGGATATTGAGCGGATATAG
- a CDS encoding DinB family protein, with the protein MPIVVEDKYFTPYRPDTKPQGFVDADEIARVKELFISTIDKLEEDYNAGIFNNYQPMTTRYGVTLSNIEEAIRFIAFHEGLHFGYIWALKRVVLEETT; encoded by the coding sequence GTGCCTATTGTAGTTGAGGATAAATACTTTACACCGTACAGGCCGGATACTAAGCCACAAGGTTTTGTTGATGCAGATGAGATAGCCAGGGTAAAAGAACTATTTATCTCTACCATCGATAAACTGGAAGAAGACTACAATGCCGGTATTTTCAATAACTATCAACCCATGACTACCCGTTACGGCGTTACCCTGAGCAATATTGAAGAAGCCATCCGTTTTATCGCATTCCACGAAGGATTGCATTTTGGATATATATGGGCGCTTAAGCGTGTTGTTTTGGAGGAAACGACATAA
- a CDS encoding DinB family protein — MKQEFEVIKKPRQMLLSIIDPLTTEQLNHIPTGFNNNLIWNVTHLISGRVFIIPVPGCLL, encoded by the coding sequence ATGAAACAGGAATTTGAGGTTATCAAAAAACCACGCCAAATGCTGCTTAGCATTATTGACCCCTTAACAACCGAACAACTTAACCATATCCCCACAGGCTTCAACAATAACCTGATCTGGAACGTGACGCACCTCATTTCCGGTAGGGTATTCATTATACCCGTGCCGGGGTGCCTATTGTAG
- a CDS encoding proline iminopeptidase-family hydrolase — translation MKKLFCILIAVMCLFACKSNTSSPNETTSASDISLTTIKTGGNKMIKVAGKYNVWTKKVGDGKIKVLLLHGGPGFSHDYMECFEDFLPKEGIEFYYYDQLGCGNSDAPSDSTLWNIPRYVEEVEEVRKGLGLDNFYLFGHSWGGMLAMEYLHKYQSHVKGAVLSNMTAGVKGYVTYAAELKKKFFTRGDITVFDSLDRLKQYDSPQYNDLLMNKLYTQVICRLPIQNWPEPLWRAFKKANHTIYIQMQGVDEFHVTGNFKGWEFWDKLPDIKVPTLVLGGIHDEMNPEDMKREGRLLPNSRTYLCPNGSHMSMYDDQQNYFSNLIKFLKDVDACTFTADKK, via the coding sequence ATGAAAAAACTGTTCTGCATTCTGATTGCTGTTATGTGTTTGTTTGCGTGTAAATCAAACACTTCATCGCCTAACGAAACCACGTCTGCATCCGATATCTCCTTAACAACAATAAAAACAGGCGGCAATAAAATGATCAAAGTTGCCGGCAAATACAACGTGTGGACAAAGAAGGTAGGTGATGGCAAAATAAAAGTATTGCTATTGCATGGCGGCCCCGGTTTCTCGCACGATTACATGGAATGTTTTGAGGATTTTTTGCCGAAGGAAGGGATCGAATTTTATTATTACGATCAGTTAGGTTGCGGTAACTCGGATGCGCCTTCGGATTCTACACTGTGGAATATCCCCCGTTATGTAGAGGAAGTGGAAGAAGTGCGCAAAGGTTTGGGCCTGGATAATTTTTACCTGTTCGGCCACTCCTGGGGAGGCATGCTGGCTATGGAGTACCTGCACAAATACCAATCGCATGTTAAAGGCGCCGTGCTTTCAAACATGACGGCCGGGGTAAAAGGCTACGTTACCTATGCTGCCGAACTTAAAAAGAAGTTTTTTACCCGAGGGGATATTACCGTATTCGATTCGTTAGACCGGCTGAAACAATATGATTCGCCGCAATACAATGATTTGTTGATGAATAAGCTTTACACCCAGGTAATTTGCCGCCTGCCTATCCAAAACTGGCCCGAACCGCTTTGGCGCGCCTTTAAAAAAGCCAACCATACCATTTACATCCAAATGCAGGGTGTTGACGAGTTTCACGTAACCGGTAATTTTAAAGGCTGGGAGTTTTGGGATAAACTGCCGGATATTAAAGTACCAACGCTGGTGCTGGGCGGCATACATGATGAGATGAACCCGGAAGATATGAAAAGAGAAGGCCGGTTATTACCAAACAGCCGTACCTATTTATGCCCCAACGGCAGCCATATGAGCATGTATGATGATCAGCAAAATTATTTCAGCAACCTTATTAAATTTTTAAAAGATGTAGATGCCTGTACCTTTACGGCTGATAAAAAGTAA
- a CDS encoding SDR family oxidoreductase, whose protein sequence is MKTWFITGTSAGLGRVLTEKLLEQGHRVVATARKVEALDDLKQKYTDRLWVAKLDVTDNDQIKEVMRKAFDDLGRIDVVVNNAGYALFCAAEEAGDEQIRQQIDTNIIGSIQVIRAALPHLREQGGGRILQLSSAGGQTTYPNFSFYHTTKWAVEGFCDTLAKEVAPLNIGVTIVEPGAHKTSFASGMVTAPVMEAYDKTPAGDVRRAIAAGSFPIKGDVNKTVQAMIDGVEVSPAPLRLALGGDAYRDMRAALVSRLEALDNQKEIALASEMED, encoded by the coding sequence ATGAAAACATGGTTTATCACCGGCACATCTGCCGGTTTAGGACGGGTACTAACAGAAAAGTTATTGGAACAGGGACACCGCGTTGTTGCTACTGCGCGTAAGGTAGAAGCGCTTGATGATTTGAAACAGAAGTATACCGACAGGTTATGGGTAGCAAAACTGGATGTTACCGATAACGATCAGATTAAAGAGGTAATGAGAAAAGCATTCGACGATCTTGGGCGGATTGATGTTGTTGTTAATAACGCGGGTTACGCCCTGTTTTGTGCTGCAGAAGAAGCGGGCGACGAGCAAATCAGGCAGCAGATAGATACCAATATTATAGGATCGATACAGGTGATCAGGGCGGCGCTTCCGCATTTACGCGAACAGGGCGGCGGCCGCATCCTGCAGCTATCATCCGCAGGCGGGCAAACCACCTATCCAAACTTCAGCTTTTATCACACCACTAAATGGGCCGTTGAAGGTTTTTGCGATACACTGGCCAAAGAGGTTGCCCCGCTAAATATCGGCGTAACCATTGTTGAGCCGGGCGCGCATAAAACATCTTTTGCCTCAGGTATGGTTACCGCGCCGGTAATGGAAGCCTATGATAAAACCCCGGCCGGAGATGTGCGCAGGGCCATAGCAGCAGGTAGTTTCCCGATAAAAGGTGATGTAAACAAAACCGTGCAGGCTATGATAGATGGCGTAGAGGTTTCGCCGGCACCGTTGCGTTTAGCATTAGGAGGTGATGCTTACCGTGACATGCGGGCGGCGCTGGTATCCCGGTTGGAAGCGCTGGACAATCAAAAGGAGATTGCGCTGGCCAGTGAAATGGAGGATTGA
- a CDS encoding M1 family metallopeptidase, with the protein MKIKQLYIAAIALLGTGAFAQQANAQLLEEKGKFTHADTLRGMLTPLRTCYDINYYHLDVKFDIDKKFISGSNQFKFTATEDFTKLQFDLFDNLKIEKVVYKGKEVSFTRDGNAAFVTFPQTISKGSKDEFTVYYSGNPTIAKNAPWDGGVVFKKDSLGKPFVATACEGVGASIWWPNKDHLSDEVDSMMISISVPKGLKDVSNGRLRKVTQLKDGYTRFDWFVANPINNYDVVANIADYVHFSDTYMGEKGKLNLDYWVLPTSLEKAKKQFADNVKPMLKAFEHWFGPYPFYEDSYKLVETPHLGMEHQSATAYGNKYLNGYLGYDLSGTGWGKKWDYIIVHESGHEWFGNNITGKDLADMWVHESFTCYSESLFIEDNWGKAAGQEYNFGLRKGISNDSPIVGVYNVNKEGSGDMYSKGAVVLNMVRTIINDDEKWRSILRGLNKTFYHQTVTYDDITGYISKQSGIDLSSVFDQYLRYKTLPMLEFTKSKDNRLLCRWVAEAKDFKMPIRLKVKGGEYRFIIPTNEFGPVGIEGATKDNIEIDNLNYYVGVLMD; encoded by the coding sequence ATGAAAATAAAACAACTATACATTGCCGCCATCGCCTTATTAGGCACCGGCGCTTTTGCACAACAAGCCAATGCCCAGCTATTAGAAGAGAAAGGCAAATTTACCCATGCCGATACGCTCCGCGGGATGCTCACGCCCCTGCGTACCTGTTACGATATCAACTATTACCATCTTGATGTGAAGTTTGATATCGATAAAAAATTCATCAGCGGCAGCAATCAATTTAAATTCACCGCTACCGAAGATTTCACCAAACTACAGTTTGATTTGTTTGATAACCTGAAAATTGAAAAGGTTGTTTATAAAGGTAAGGAAGTATCTTTTACCCGCGATGGTAATGCCGCTTTCGTCACCTTCCCGCAAACTATAAGCAAAGGCAGCAAAGATGAGTTTACGGTTTATTATTCCGGCAACCCAACCATCGCTAAAAATGCTCCATGGGATGGCGGCGTGGTGTTTAAAAAAGATTCGTTAGGTAAACCCTTTGTAGCTACTGCCTGCGAGGGTGTGGGTGCCAGCATCTGGTGGCCCAATAAAGATCACCTAAGCGATGAGGTGGACAGCATGATGATCAGCATCAGCGTACCCAAAGGTTTAAAAGATGTATCGAACGGAAGGCTGCGTAAAGTAACCCAGTTAAAAGATGGCTATACCCGCTTCGATTGGTTTGTGGCTAACCCCATCAATAATTATGATGTGGTAGCCAACATTGCCGATTATGTACACTTCAGCGATACTTATATGGGCGAAAAAGGCAAACTTAACCTCGACTATTGGGTGCTCCCAACCAGTTTGGAGAAAGCTAAAAAACAATTCGCCGACAACGTGAAACCCATGCTAAAAGCTTTTGAACACTGGTTTGGCCCCTATCCTTTTTATGAAGACAGCTACAAACTTGTAGAAACACCGCACCTGGGCATGGAACACCAAAGCGCCACAGCCTACGGTAACAAATACCTGAACGGCTACTTAGGTTATGACCTCTCGGGCACCGGCTGGGGCAAAAAATGGGATTACATTATTGTGCACGAAAGCGGTCACGAGTGGTTTGGCAACAACATTACCGGTAAAGACCTTGCCGATATGTGGGTACACGAAAGTTTTACCTGCTACTCCGAATCGTTATTTATTGAAGATAACTGGGGCAAAGCCGCCGGGCAGGAATATAACTTCGGTTTGCGGAAAGGCATCAGCAATGACAGCCCGATTGTTGGCGTTTACAACGTAAACAAAGAAGGTTCGGGCGATATGTACTCTAAGGGCGCGGTTGTACTGAACATGGTGCGCACCATTATTAATGATGATGAAAAATGGCGCAGCATTTTGCGCGGCCTTAACAAAACTTTTTATCATCAAACAGTTACTTACGATGATATTACAGGTTACATCAGCAAGCAATCGGGTATCGATCTATCATCCGTGTTTGATCAGTACCTGCGCTACAAAACCCTGCCGATGCTTGAGTTTACCAAAAGCAAGGATAACAGGTTGCTTTGCCGCTGGGTGGCCGAGGCTAAAGATTTTAAAATGCCTATCCGCTTAAAAGTAAAGGGCGGCGAATATCGTTTCATTATCCCAACAAACGAATTTGGCCCCGTTGGTATTGAAGGCGCGACCAAAGACAATATTGAAATTGACAATTTAAATTACTACGTGGGCGTGCTCATGGATTAA
- a CDS encoding M1 family metallopeptidase: MATGLNTAKAQLGADRETFTRADTLRGSLTSVRTCYDISYYHLDVKFDIANKFISGSNLFKFKATQTFNKLQFDLFANLKVEKVVYKGAEVPFTREFNAVFVTFPTEIKKGSIDEFTVYYSGNPTIAKRAPWDGGIVYTTDSLGKPWIATACQGIGASIWWPTKDHQYDEVDSALISISAPTGLKDVSNGRLRKVTDLGNGYTRFDWFVANPINNYDIEANIGDYEHYEGTYQGEKGPLTLDYWPLSYNLEKAKKQWGLDAPRMLKSFEYWFGPYPFYEDGYKLVETPHLGMEHQSGTAYGNHYKNGYLGRDLSGTGWGLKWDFIVVHESGHEWFGNNITSKDVADMWVHESFTNYSESLFIETYYGKQAGQEYVNGTRKNIRNDRPIVGPYGVNREGSGDMYYKGGNLLNMVRTIINNDDKWREILRGLNKTFYHQTVTYDDIVGYICKKAGMNLAPVFDQYLHYKDLPTLQFAVKDGKLFAKWQANAIGFNMPVKVRVKGGEYQFIKPTSQFTQVKIDGINKDNVEVDTFNYYIKVE; the protein is encoded by the coding sequence ATGGCAACAGGCCTAAATACCGCCAAGGCACAGTTAGGTGCCGACAGGGAAACCTTTACCCGTGCCGATACCCTGCGCGGAAGCCTCACGTCCGTGCGCACCTGTTATGATATCAGCTATTATCACCTCGATGTTAAGTTTGATATCGCCAACAAATTCATCAGCGGCAGCAACCTGTTCAAATTTAAGGCTACACAAACTTTCAATAAGCTACAATTTGATCTGTTTGCCAATTTAAAGGTAGAGAAAGTAGTTTACAAAGGTGCCGAAGTGCCCTTTACCCGCGAGTTCAACGCCGTATTTGTTACTTTCCCAACAGAAATAAAAAAAGGCAGTATTGATGAGTTTACTGTTTACTACTCAGGCAACCCAACCATTGCCAAACGTGCGCCCTGGGATGGTGGTATAGTTTATACTACCGATTCGTTAGGCAAACCCTGGATAGCTACAGCCTGCCAGGGTATTGGTGCCAGCATCTGGTGGCCTACTAAAGATCACCAGTACGATGAGGTGGATAGCGCACTCATCAGCATTAGTGCGCCAACCGGTTTAAAAGATGTATCGAACGGGCGTTTGCGTAAAGTAACCGATTTAGGCAACGGCTATACCCGTTTTGATTGGTTTGTGGCCAACCCTATCAATAATTATGACATCGAAGCCAACATTGGCGATTATGAACATTATGAAGGAACTTACCAGGGCGAAAAAGGTCCGCTTACGCTGGATTACTGGCCGTTAAGCTATAACCTTGAAAAAGCTAAAAAACAATGGGGACTGGATGCGCCGCGCATGCTTAAATCGTTCGAGTATTGGTTTGGCCCTTATCCTTTTTATGAAGATGGTTACAAGCTGGTTGAAACACCGCACCTGGGTATGGAACACCAGAGCGGTACCGCTTATGGCAACCATTATAAAAACGGCTACCTCGGCAGGGATTTATCGGGTACCGGCTGGGGTTTGAAATGGGATTTTATTGTGGTGCACGAGAGCGGGCACGAATGGTTTGGCAATAACATTACCTCAAAAGATGTAGCCGATATGTGGGTACACGAAAGTTTCACCAACTATTCCGAGTCGCTGTTTATTGAAACTTACTACGGCAAACAAGCCGGCCAGGAATATGTAAACGGCACCCGCAAAAACATCCGCAACGACAGACCTATTGTTGGGCCTTATGGCGTGAACAGAGAAGGATCGGGCGATATGTATTATAAAGGCGGTAACCTGTTAAACATGGTGCGTACCATTATCAACAACGATGATAAATGGCGCGAGATTCTGCGTGGATTGAACAAAACTTTTTACCACCAAACCGTTACCTATGATGATATTGTAGGCTATATTTGCAAAAAAGCAGGCATGAACCTCGCCCCTGTTTTTGATCAGTACCTGCATTATAAAGATCTGCCAACGCTGCAATTCGCGGTTAAGGATGGTAAATTATTCGCCAAATGGCAGGCTAATGCCATCGGTTTCAACATGCCCGTAAAAGTGCGTGTAAAAGGCGGCGAATACCAGTTTATTAAACCTACCAGCCAGTTTACACAGGTTAAAATTGATGGGATTAATAAGGATAATGTAGAGGTGGATACGTTTAATTATTATATTAAGGTGGAGTAG
- a CDS encoding DUF2490 domain-containing protein codes for MQLKKQLLIFVALLLAAPARLLAQDNQFSGWAAIFHSQKLSDHWGYSFDGQLRSHDEVSYLKHILLRPSANYYFAKNKVGALGYAYIATYGRTPVNETTFRPEHRIWQQYTYSHKVGRHISLAHRLRLEQRFLGNNDGKNDHYFAQRFRYFARAIIPMKPDSDVFTKGTFLALQNEAFVNVQNKNKVNRHFFDQNRAYVAVGYRFSKSFDAEAGYLNQYIKQADAYVVNHVAQVAFYTRF; via the coding sequence ATGCAATTAAAAAAACAACTATTAATTTTTGTTGCACTGTTGCTCGCGGCACCTGCAAGGCTGCTGGCTCAGGACAATCAATTTTCGGGTTGGGCGGCTATTTTTCATAGCCAGAAACTGTCTGACCACTGGGGCTACTCGTTCGACGGGCAATTGCGCTCGCACGATGAGGTGAGCTATTTGAAACACATTTTGCTTCGCCCTTCGGCCAACTATTACTTCGCCAAAAACAAAGTGGGCGCATTGGGTTATGCTTACATAGCTACCTACGGTCGTACCCCGGTAAACGAAACAACTTTTCGCCCGGAGCATCGTATCTGGCAACAGTACACCTACTCTCATAAAGTTGGCAGGCATATCAGCCTGGCCCATCGCCTGCGTTTGGAGCAACGGTTTTTAGGAAACAACGATGGCAAAAATGATCATTACTTTGCCCAGCGTTTCAGGTATTTCGCCCGTGCCATTATCCCTATGAAACCGGATTCGGACGTGTTTACCAAAGGGACCTTCCTCGCCCTGCAAAACGAGGCTTTTGTAAACGTGCAAAACAAAAACAAAGTAAACAGACACTTTTTTGATCAGAACCGGGCTTATGTAGCGGTAGGTTACCGTTTCAGTAAATCGTTTGATGCCGAGGCCGGTTATTTAAACCAGTATATTAAACAAGCCGATGCTTACGTGGTGAACCATGTTGCGCAGGTAGCTTTTTATACCAGGTTTTAG
- a CDS encoding helix-turn-helix domain-containing protein has product MVEQQTLGDYVKPLPRAAGYDHLNGGNFAAIRLHEFSDESLAATAVYSRKDFYKISLITGDATYYYREKTYQVKPGDCVLVFTNRETPYRWQIHSGACNGYSCMFTEDFLPLHTYLRPADLAVFNDAGYSFLKLKEENKATFEAIFQKMIAEQASNYEHKYQLLFLYMLECIHAALKLKPATENYNQTAVARLTEAFKLLLNDQFPVVNPFQKLTLRSPQAFADKLAVHTNYLNRALKEVTGKTTTQFITERIMQEAQALLIHSNWSVSQISGSLGFDDPTHFAKAFRKATGQKPSALRQMV; this is encoded by the coding sequence ATGGTTGAGCAACAAACATTAGGCGATTATGTAAAACCCTTGCCCCGGGCGGCGGGGTATGATCATTTAAACGGCGGAAACTTTGCCGCTATTCGTTTACATGAATTTTCGGACGAGAGTTTGGCGGCGACCGCAGTTTACAGTCGTAAAGATTTTTATAAGATCTCGCTCATTACCGGCGATGCCACCTACTATTACCGCGAAAAAACGTACCAGGTAAAACCCGGCGATTGCGTGCTGGTATTTACCAACCGGGAAACGCCCTACCGCTGGCAAATTCACAGCGGGGCCTGTAATGGTTACAGTTGTATGTTTACCGAAGATTTTTTGCCCTTGCATACCTATCTCCGCCCGGCAGATTTGGCTGTATTTAACGATGCAGGTTACTCTTTTTTAAAACTCAAGGAAGAAAATAAAGCCACGTTTGAAGCTATTTTTCAAAAAATGATAGCCGAGCAGGCATCCAACTATGAGCATAAGTACCAGCTATTATTTTTATATATGCTGGAGTGTATCCACGCCGCGCTCAAACTAAAGCCGGCTACCGAAAATTACAACCAAACCGCGGTTGCACGGTTAACCGAGGCTTTTAAATTATTATTAAACGATCAGTTTCCGGTAGTAAACCCCTTTCAAAAGCTAACATTGCGCTCGCCGCAGGCTTTTGCTGATAAACTTGCGGTGCATACCAATTATTTAAACCGCGCGCTGAAAGAGGTAACCGGCAAAACCACCACGCAGTTTATTACTGAAAGAATAATGCAGGAGGCGCAGGCCTTATTGATCCACTCCAACTGGTCGGTAAGCCAGATTAGCGGGAGCCTTGGTTTTGATGATCCTACCCATTTTGCTAAAGCTTTCAGGAAAGCTACAGGTCAAAAGCCCTCCGCTTTACGGCAAATGGTTTGA
- a CDS encoding DUF2911 domain-containing protein — MKKLFSGIIAMMIFTAVNTYAQLTPQPSSTQSVVQDFGLGKISLTYSRPDVRGRKIFGGMEPYGTVWRTGANSATVVKFTDDVTLEGNKIPAGQYGLFSIPGENEWTIIISKQPNQWGAYRYKESDDFVRFKVKTEHLSALTETMTLAFTNIKATTCDLQMMWEHSGFTVHIATDIDAKVMARIDSAMNTDKKPYYEALIYYYNNNKDMDKALAWATELEKDKNFPPFVPKLWKARILLKKGDKAAAITTAQEGVKIATDTKTDEYVRLNNEVIAQAKK; from the coding sequence ATGAAAAAGCTCTTTTCTGGCATTATTGCCATGATGATTTTCACTGCGGTAAACACCTACGCGCAGTTAACGCCCCAGCCAAGCTCAACACAAAGCGTTGTGCAGGATTTTGGCCTCGGAAAAATCAGTCTTACTTACTCGCGCCCGGATGTGCGGGGGCGTAAAATATTTGGAGGGATGGAACCTTATGGCACCGTTTGGCGCACGGGCGCAAACTCGGCTACGGTAGTTAAATTTACTGATGATGTAACTTTGGAAGGCAATAAGATTCCGGCGGGCCAGTATGGCCTGTTCAGTATTCCCGGCGAAAATGAGTGGACCATCATCATCAGCAAACAACCTAACCAATGGGGCGCTTATCGCTACAAAGAAAGCGACGATTTTGTACGTTTTAAAGTAAAAACCGAACATCTGAGCGCACTAACAGAGACCATGACCCTTGCTTTCACCAACATCAAAGCAACCACCTGCGATTTGCAGATGATGTGGGAACATAGTGGTTTTACCGTTCATATAGCCACAGATATCGACGCCAAGGTGATGGCCCGGATCGATTCGGCGATGAATACCGATAAAAAGCCTTATTACGAGGCGCTGATCTATTATTACAATAATAATAAGGATATGGACAAAGCCCTCGCCTGGGCCACCGAGCTGGAAAAAGACAAAAACTTTCCGCCATTTGTACCCAAGCTTTGGAAAGCGCGTATCTTATTAAAAAAAGGAGATAAAGCAGCGGCCATAACCACAGCCCAGGAAGGCGTAAAAATTGCTACCGATACCAAAACCGACGAGTACGTACGGCTAAACAATGAAGTAATTGCGCAGGCGAAGAAATGA